The following is a genomic window from Amycolatopsis sp. BJA-103.
CGAACCACTCGAACCGCGTGGTCTTCGACGAGGACGCCATGGCCAACGGCGTCGCGATGTACGCCGCCTTCGCCCTGGACGCACTCCGGTAGCTATTACACAACAGTGTTGATTTAATGGGTGACATGAGCGATGACACCCTGGCCGTCCTGGCCGCGCAGGAGGAGCGCCTGGTCTTCAGCCGGTTCGACAACGAGACCGCACTGAAGCTGGGCATCCACCTGCTCACGGCGGCGCGGGACCGCGCCCTCCCGGTGACGGTCTCCGTCCGCCGCGGCGGACAGCGGCTGTTCCACGCGGCGTTGCCGGGCACCTCGGCCGACAACGACGCGTGGATCGACCGCAAGAGCCGCGTCGTCGACCGCTACGGGCACAGCTCGTTCCTCGTCGGCGAGCGGTTCCGCGCGAAGGGCACGACGTTCGAGGCCGACTCGCGCCTCGACCCGGACCTGTACGCCGCGCACGGCGGCGTCTTCCCGGTGATCGTCGACGGCGTGGGCCCCGTGGGCACGGTGGGCGTCTCGGGACTGCCTCAGGCCGACGACCACGCGTTCGTCGTCGAGCAACTGGAAGTCTTCCTCGCCGCACTGTCCTAAGTGGACGTCGCGCTCCGATCGAGCCGCAAGGTGAGGAAGGCGGCGTTGGGCGAGAGGGACACGCGGTCGACCCGATAGCCGCCGAACGTCTTCTGCCGCGGGTCGACCACGTCCATCGTGAACGACAGCCTCGGGCCCGTCGACGGTCGGGCGTAGGACATCGTCACGATCGCGCGTCCGGCGAACGCGCACATGGCGTCCGGCGCACACCGCTCGTCCAGCACCGCGAGATAGCCGAGACGGAGATCTTCCTTCGGGAACACGATCCAGCCGCCGAGGCGAACCGTGAACGAGTCGCCCAGCGCGGGCGGGCCACACGAGGTGTTCAGGAACAAGATCGCCGCGCCGAAGAGGAGCAGCTTCGCCGGAGTGCCCCAGAGCCACTGTCTTCGCATGCGAGGAAGACGGGCGGAACGGGCCGGCCGGTTGCACCCGAGACCGGGCGATCTCCGGACCTTCGTCCCACTCTTCAGGACACCCGACCCAGTCGCGCTCGACGGGCCGAGGGAAGCGTTGGCAAAGCTAGGTTTCCGCCGCCCGGACGTCCGCCCACCGACCGGCGGCGAATGCGGGAAGGGTCGAAAATGGCGCCTACACCGAAAAATTTATGACCGTGTGCGCGCCCGGCAAAAGCGGGCGCGCACACGGCGACAGGTCAGAGGTCGTGGCCATCGACGATCGCGGCTTGGCCCTTATGGGCGCCTCGGGGCGCGCGGTGGAGCGCGGCGGGCGGCTGCTCACCGGACAAAGCCGGCGGGACCATGAACGCGAGGGAAACGATGTCTGGCCGGTGCTCCTGTCTCCGGTCGAACCTCGCGACCGGACGGAACCGGGGGAAGTTTCCCTCGATGTCCTTGACTGTACGCCAGATCGTGCTGATTTGGTGAATTGCTTCCGCCCCGCTCGCATGGGACGCTTGGAGAAGACCACGGAGCGTCCGTGGCGTGTTGTGGTACCAGTGCCCTTCTCGGCCGAACCGGACCCCTTCGGTGTTCTGAACCCGTTGCTGGATTTGCCCACTTTCACGAGAACCAGAACGGTGTGATCTCCCATGACCTCCACACAGACGAGGCAGGGCAGCGACTTCGCCGAACTGTCCAAATTGGTCATCGACGCCGGCCTGCTCAAACGCAGGCGCGTGTACTACGCGGTGAAGATCTCCTTGAACCTCCTCGCTTTCGCGGGCGGCTGGGTCGCGTTCGCGCACTTGGGCGACTCGTGGTGGCAGCTGTTCCTCGCCGCGTTCTTCGCGATGATGTTCACGCAGCTGTCCTTCATCGGCCACGACGCGGGACACAAGCAGATCTTCCGCGGCCGCAAGGCGAACGACGTCACCGGATTCGTCCACGGCGGACTGACCGGGCTCAGCTACGGCTGGTGGATCGGCACGCACACCCGTCACCACGCCAACCCGAACCACGAGGACGAGGATCCGGACGTCAACCTCGCCGCGCTCATCTTCACCAAGGCGCAGGGCACCGAGCGGCGTGGTTTCCTGCGCTGGATGGCGAAATACCAGGCGTTCCTGTTCTTCCCGCTGCTGTTGCTGGAAGGCCTGAACCTGCACGCGTCGAGCGTGACCGCGATGTTCCAGCGCGGCTTCAAACGCCGGAAGCTCGAAGCGGCGCTGATGCTCGCCCACGTCGCCGCGTACCTGACAGCCGTGTTCGTGGTCCTCTCGCCCGGTGTCGGCTTCGTCTTCATCGCCGTGCACCAAGGCCTCTGGGGTGTGTACATGGGCTGCTCGTTCGCCCCGAACCACAAGGGCATGCCGACGCTGTCGGCCGGTCACAAGCTCGACTTCCTGCGCAAGCAGGTGCTCACCTCGCGCAACGTGCGCGGCGGGCCGGTGGTGGACTTCGCCCTCGGCGGGCTCAACTACCAGATCGAGCACCACCTGTTCCCGAGCATGGCGCGGCCGAACCTCAAGCACGCGCAGGTGATCGTGCGGGAGTTCTGCGAGAAGCACGGCATCGACTACGCGCAATGCGGCTGGGCCGCGTCCTACGGGTACGTCCTCAAACATCTGCACGAGGTCGGCGCCCCGTTGCGCGCCCCGGCGACGGCGGTCGCGCGATGACCGCCTCCCGCTCCCTCGGCGTCGTGGAGGAACCCGCCGCCGACGACCGCTGCCCGAACTGCCCGCATCCGATGTCCGCGCACGACGCGATCGCCCGGCGCTTCTGCACCGCGACCGCGGCCGGCGGCTTCAGCCGCGGTTGCACCTGCGCCACGAAACCCGAAACAACCGAATAGAGGATCGCCATGAACGCCGACACCGTCCCCGTCTCCCGCTACGAGATCCGGGTCGACACCGTGAAGAAGATCGTCAACGAGCACACCGAACTCGACAACGAGGCGGCGTTCTCACTGGCCGTGCACATGGTGCGGGCGCTCGACACCGTCCCGGAGCCGGTCCGCTGACACTGGCCTCCTGAACCACTGTGGCCGGGGTTACTCGCGCGTTAACAACGCGTCAGTGACACCCCGGAAGGCGTCAGGGAGGTGTTGGCGAAGCGGCCGGGCCGGGTCGATCGGAGTTGTGCTGACAGGGCACTGACCGATCGACGCGGAGGTAACCGTGACGCTCAGCGAGCTCCTTCCCAGCCTCGGCTGCGAGGCCGCCGACCATCTCGAACCCGGCGTCTGGCCCCGGAGCACCAAGCTCGGACCGGGCGGGGAACTGTTGTTCGCCGGTGCGCCGGTGTCCCACCTCGCCGCGAGGTTCGGGACACCGGCGTATCTGCTCGACGAGGACGAGGTCCGGCAGAACGCCCGCGCGTACCGCCGGGCCCTTCCCGACGCCGAGGTGGCGTACGCGAGCAAGGCGCTGTGCACTCGCGCGGTCCTGCGCTGGGTCGCCGAGGAAGGACTTTCACTCGACACCTGCTCGGCGGGCGAGATCGCCGTCGCGCGGTCGATCGGTTTCCCCGCCGAGCGGATCCTGCTGCACGGCAACGCGAAAACCCCCGAAGACCTCAAGGCCGCGCTGTCCTACGGCGTCCGCCGGATCGTGGTGGACTCGCTCGACGAGATCGAGCAGCTCGGAGCGCTCGCCACCGGCGCGCAGCAGGTGCTGATCCGCGTGACACCCGACGTCGCCGCCGGCACGCACGCGGCGATCACCACCGGCACCGAAGGGCAGAAGTTCGGCTTCTCACTGCGCGAAGAGGTCCGCGACAACCTCGGACGAGCCGTCTCCGCCGTCCTCGCGCAGCCGGGGCTCCGCCTGGCCGGGCTGCACTGCCACATCGGTTCGCAGGTGTCGCGTGTGGACTTCTACGAACAGGCCGCCCGCAAGATGATCGGGGTGCTCGCCGGGCTCCGCGAGACCCACGGCGTCACCCTGCGGGAACTGGACCTCGGCGGCGGGCACGCCGTCCGCTATCTGCCGGGGGACACCGGTTTCGACATCGACGGTTATGTCCGGCGTCTGCGTGTCGCACTCGCCTACGAATGCACGTCGCGCGCCTTCCCTCTGCCGAAACTGACGATCGAACCCGGCCGCGCGATCGTCGGCCAGGCGGGCATCACCGTGTACCGGGTCTGCGCGGTGAAACGCGGTTCGCGCACGTTCGTCGCCGTCGACGGCGGGATGAGCGACAACGCGCGGCCCGCGCTCTACGGGGCGGCGTACACCGCACGCCTGATCGGCAGGCGCAGCCGCGCGGCCAGGCGGCCGATGACGGTGGTCGGGCGGCACTGCGAATCGGGCGACATCCTCGCCGACGGGCTCTCACTGCCCGACGACGTCCACCCCGGCGACCTGCTGGCCGTCCCGTGCACCGGGGCATACCACCACTCGCTCGCCTCGAATTACAACCTCGTCGGCAGGCCGCCGGTCGTCGGCGTCTCGAACGGCGCCGCGACCCTGCTCGTCCGGCGCGAAACCGAGGAAGACCTGCTGAAACGCGACCTCGGCTGACAAGCCTTCCGAAAACCTCGGCGCCCTCCCTGTCGTGCGACAGAATCCTTCGCACGACGGCTCCGAGAAAGAGAATCGCGACAAACAACTTAACGGCGGTAGCATTCTGGACATTGATCGATACGCTGCGCGACAAGAATCGCATGCCGAAACAAAGGGAGGGACGGCATGGGTGACGAACCACGCGCGCAGATGGAGCAGCGCACACCTAGAGGTTTGGACAATACCGATCGCACTCTGATCGCTCTACTGCAAGTCGACGGGCGGGCCTCGTTCACAGCGCTGGCCAAGGCCGTCGGACTGTCGGAGGGCGCCGTACGGCAGCGCGTCCAACGGCTGCTGCGGGACGAGACGATGCAGATCGTCGCGGTCACGGATCCGGCGAATGTCGGGCTCGGCCGTCAGGCGATGGTCGGGATCAGAGTCCAAGGCGATCCGCGAGCTGTTTCCGATCAGCTCTCCGGGTTGCCGGACGTCCATTACGTCGTGCTCACGGCCGGAAGCTTCGATCTGCTCGCCGAGATCGCCTGCCGGGACGACGAACACCTCTTGAGTGTGCTGAACGACGACATCCGGCCCATCCCGGGTGTCGTCAGCACCGAGACCCTGATCTACCTGAAACTCGCAAAACAGACATACGCCTGGGGCAACCTGACCCGGTAGCCCGCGGCTCAGTGCAATGAAAGGCCCGTTACTTGCAAATTTTGCAAGTAACGGGCCTTTCATTGCACGCGCGGAAGGCTAGACGCAACGCAGATACGCGTCCGGAGTCCGCCGTCCGGATTCGAGACCGCGGAGGACCTTCGGCAGCGAACCGCTGTACAGCACCCCGAGCCGCTGCGTCGCCCGCGTCAGCGCGACGTACAGTTCCGCCTCGCCACTCGGGCCTTCCGCGAGGATCCGCTCCGGCTCCACCACCAGCACGGCGTCGTACTCCAGCCCCTTGGCCGCGGACGGCACGATCGCCCCCGGCACACCCGGCGGCCCGATGACCACGGACGTCCCCTCCCGCCCCGATTCCTCGCGGGTGAACTCCGCGACGGCGTCTTCGATGTCCACTTCGGACAGTCGACGGGCCCAGGGCCGAACGCCGCACGAGCGCACGGATTCCGGCGGAACGACGTCGGGCGCGAAACTCGCCAGCAGCGAAGCCGCCACCGCCATGATCTCCGACGGCGTCCGGTAGTTGACGGTCAGCTTCCGGTACAGCCAGCGGTCGGCGACGTACCGGGAGAGCATCGCGTCCCACGACCGCGCACCGGACGGCGACCGGCGCTGCGCGAGATCCCCGACCACGGTGAAAGACCGGCTGGGGCAACGCCGCATCAGAACCCGCCAGTCCATTTCGGACAGTTCTTGCGCCTCGTCGACGACCACGTGCCCGTAGGTCCATTCCCGGTCGGCGGCGGCGCGCTCGGCCAGATCCCGATCGTCGCGTTTCGCGAACCGCTCCGCCAGATCCTCGGCCTTCAGCACATCGGTCGGCCGGAGCGCGAACTCGTAGTCGTCGTGATCCTCTTCGACCTCGATGAGTTCCAGCACCCGCTCTGCGTACTCCTTCTGCGCCAGCTGCCGTCGCTCCTCCGCCCGCCGCTCGGCCGTGCGGTCCCAGCCGAGCAGTTCGACGGCCTCGTCCAGCAGGGGCACGTCGGACACCGTCCACGCGGCCGCGTCCTCGCGGAACAGCGCCGGATCGGCCCCTGCCGCCCGCAACCGCTCCGGCGAGGCGTAGAGGCCGGCTAGCAGCCGTTGCGGCGTCAGCACCGGCCACAGACGGTCGAGCACCGTGCCGAGCCCCACGCTGCCCTCCAGATCGCGCCGGGCGTTCTTCAGCATCTCCGGGCGGGTGTTCCCGTCGTCCACCGGCAGCCAGCCCGCCCCGATCCGATCGACCGCGCGGGCCGCGAGCGCGGTGATCACCTCGCGTTCGAAGACGGCCTTCGCCTCGTTGTGCAGCAGGCCGCTGTCCCTGGCCACCTCGCGCGCGGCCGCCGCGATCTCGGCGTCGAGCGGCACGGTGACGTCGTCGAGTTCGATCGGCTCCGGTTCGGAGGGCAGTTCCTGCCGGTCCCGCACCGCCGCCTCGAGCACGTCCAGGATCGCCAGCGAGCCCTTGAGCCGCTGCACCGGCGGCGGGTCCTCGCGTTCGGTGCGCAGGCCGGGGACAAGGCCTCCCGGCGTCGTGAAGACGGCACTGGTCTCGCCGAGCGACGGCAGGACTCGGCCGATGTGGTCGAGGAAGCCACTGCTCGGCCCGACGACGAGCACGCCGCGGCGTTCCATGCGCTCCCGCTTCGTGTAGAGCAGGTACGCCACGCGGTGCAGCGCCACCGCGGTCTTGCCGGTGCCGGGGCCGCCCTCCACCACGAGGACGCCCGCGTGGTCCAGCCGGATGATCTCGTCCTGCTCCGCCTGGATGGTCGCGACGATGTCCCGCATCCCCTCGCCGCGCGGCGCGTTGACCGCGGCCAGCAGCGCGACGTCACCCCGTTCCCCCGCCGGATCCGGACGCCCGAAGACCTCGTCGGTGAAATCGAGGACCTTACGCCCGAGGGTGCGGAACTGACGGCGTCGCGCCATTCCTTCGGGGGACGCGCCGGTCGCGCAGTAGAACGCGCGCGACGCCGGTGCCCGCCAATCCAGCACCAAAGGTTCGTAGTCGTTCCGTTCGTCGAAAAGGCCGACCCGGCCGACGTACGTCCGCCCTCCCGAAAGGGCGTCCAAACGGCCGAAACAAAGGCCCTCGTCGGCGACCTTCAGCCTGGCCATCTCGCGGGCTTTCGTGCTGACGGAGACTTCCCGGTCGGACAGCACGAAGCCTTCTCCCCGCAGGGCACCGGCATACGCTTCGCCCACCCGCGTACGTTCGGTGTCCAGCCGCTCGTAGAGCGACGCGATGTACTCCCGTTCGGATCGCAATTCCTCGTCGTACCCCTGATTTGACAAGTTCCCCTCACAGCGTTTAGACTACTCAGGTATTCGGCGTTCAGATCAGTATTTCTGATCAGGCGCCGATTTTTTATTGTCCACCACCTGTCAAGAGGGACCCGGTATCACTCCGGAAATGATCGTGCGCGATAATGGGAACCACAGCCCGCCATTACCGCGCACGATCCGCGTTGCCTCGAACCACTCAGCCGAGCATGAACTCGCGGGGTTCCAGCGCCCGCCCCACCACGCGGACGTCGCCCAGCCAGCCGTGGAACGCCTGCTCGACGATCGAGTCGTAGGCGTAGGCGCCGATCAGCCAGGAGCCGCCGGGATTCGCGATCCCCGCCGCCGTCGTCTTCGGATTCCGCAACACCGGACACCCGTCGACGTAAAGCGTCGTCCGCCTGCCGTCGTTGACGGCGGCGACGTGGATCCATTCCTTCAACGCCAGTTCGTGGCCCCAGCAGGTGGAGATCCCGTTCTGGTTCACCGGGAACACCGCCCACTGGAACGCCGCACCGTCCGAAAGGGACAGTGTGGCCGCGGGCTCGCCGGGATCGTCGCCGGTCTTCCCCGCCTTCCCGCCGGAACCCTGCCTGCCGAAGATCGCGGCCCACGCGTGGCCGCCGTCCTTGAAGTCCTCGGGCAGCTTCACGAACGCTTCGACGGTGTAGCCGCGCGCGAACGCCTCCGCGTTCATCGGCGCGGAGTCCGCCGTGCGCAGATACGCCCCGCGAGCCGGTTTCTTGCCGCCGTCGAACCGGAGGCTCGACCTCGACGGCTGCCGCCCGGAGAACTCGCCGGAGAACCGCAGCGCGCTCGCGGCACTGCCGGGCAGAGTCACCCGGACCAGGTCGTTGCCCCTGCCGGACAGGTCGCGGACGCTGTCGACCGGTGCGCCGTCACGGCCTTCGAACCGCCAGTACGCCACGGTCCCGCGGATCAGTTGCCGTTCGGCGGGCCGCGCGGGCGGGACCGGGACCGGCGCGAAACCGGCGAACCTCGTGTCGAAATCGACCTCCAGACTGAAGTAGTCCGCCGGGCCGGTGCGTTCGATTTCCTGCCGCTGCAACTCGTTCAGCCGCGGCGCCTGGTCGGCGAGCCACGGCGAGACCGTGCGGACGTCGATCACGTTCCGCGTGAGGTCGAACCGGTAGAGCCGGATCATCGCGCTGCCGCCGTAGTAGCGGTCCTGGTAGTTGGTGATGTGCAGATGGACGTCGTTGCCCGCCTTGTTGCGCTTCACCGCGCGGCCCGGCGGCCAGTAGTGCCCGTTGAGCGTCAGGAAGATCTGGTCGTTCCCGTCGATCAGCTCGTCCCAGACCTTCTGCCCGAACTCGGAAAGCTGAGCCTGACCCGCCTCGTCGGCCCATACCAATTCATGGATGGTCAGGATCGCCGGAAGCCGCGGATTCCGCGCGAGCACCGACCGCGCCCACTCCAGCCCGCCCGCCGACGGCCGCCAGTCGAGCGCGAGCAGCAGCCACTCGCGCCCGCCGGCCCGGAAGACGTGGTGGCTGTTGTAGCCGTCCGGGCTCGCGCCGCGGAAGGTCCGTGAACCGCGTTGCCGCTGCGGGCCGAACGCGTCGAGGTACGGCGTGCGGCCGCGCTGGTCGTCGGTCGAGGACTTGATGTCGTGGTTGCCCGCGAGCGTGCTGTACGGGAACCGGCGGCGGTCGAGATGCTGGAAAGACCGGCTGATCTGGTCGAACTCGCCCTGCTGCCCGTTCTCGGTGAGGTCGCCGAGATGCGCCAGGAACACGATGTTCTCGTCGCCGCCGGTGACGTGGCGCAGCGTGGCGTCCAGTGGCGCGGGGTCACCGCGGTCGGCGTCGAAGAGGTACTGGGTGTCGGGCAGGACCGCGAGGGTGAAGCAAGCGTCTTCGGCGTCCGGGCCGTGATGGCCGAAGGACGCGGAGGCCGCCGGGGCACCGAGCGCGGGCAACGCGGACACCGCCGCACCGGCGCCGAGCAGGCCCGCGCCGCGCAGGAAGGTCCGTCTGGAGGAGTCGTTCACGGCCGCAACCTACGCATCCGTGGGCAACGCGTCTCGAACCGCGGATGAACACTTGCTCCGCTCGGTAGCTTCGTCTCATGGGGAACGTCAAACGCTGGCCCGTACTCGCCGGGGTCGGTGTGGTGGTGGCCGCGGCGACCTGGTGGATCGTGGACGAGATGCCCGCGGTGGACGACGCCGTCGCCCGGGAGGCGCTGCCGCCGATCGACGAGCATCTGCGCGCGAAGCTCTGGGCGGGGACGCTCGCGGCCACCGGCTTCCCGGATGTCCGCTGGGTGTGCACGCAGAAGGTGATCGAGACCCGGCCGGACGGGGAGCGCGTCAAGATCGGCCTGGTCGCGAGCTGCGACGAGGTCACGAAAGAAGGCGGCGGGCTCGTCGTCGGCAGCGGATTCCGACGGCAGCCGATGGTCTATCTCGTCGAGCGCACACCGTCCGGGTACCGCGTGCTCGACCGGAAACTCGCGGAGGACGGGGCGGGCTACTCGCCTTCGGTCAAGGCGATGTTCTCGTGGATCGGCGCGCGCCGGGTGATCCACGGCGCGAGCCCGGACGACCCGAAGACGGTGTCGGCCGCCGCGTTCGGCCTGCCGGACGACACCCCGGTCCGCGCGCGGAGCTGATCAGTCGCCGTTCCGGTCGATCAGCTTCGGCACGACGAACCACAGGACGACGAACAGCACCGCCGTCACCACGCCGAGGATCGTCATCGCGATCGGTCCGAAGACGACCTTGGCGATGAGCGCGACGGTCGTGGTGATCGCGGCCGCGAGGCAGCCGAGCCCGACCAGGACGGACCGGTTGCCGAAGGTGAGGATCCGCTCACGGTTCCCGGTCCGGAACAGCAGCCGGTGCCACGCGGCCGGCGCCGTCAGCAACACTGTCGAGCACACCGTGAGCAGGACGGCCACCAGGTGAACGGACTTCTCGAATCCGCTCGCCTCGTGGAACTCGTCGGTGAACACCACCGTGAGCAGGAACCCGAAGAGGATCTGGACACCGGCCTGAGCGACCCGGAGCTCCTGCAGGAGTTCACTGACGTTGCGGGTCAGGCGCTCGTTCTTCGTCTCTTCGGTGTGCTCGACCATGCGGCGGCTCCAAGACCATCGGTTGACGCCTGACTTTTTCGTGCCAGCCGAGCGAAGTCACCGATACGACCACGACGGCGAGGCCGAACCACTGCGTACCGGACAAATGCGCGTTCAGGAACGATACGCCGATAACGGCCGCGGTGACAGGGAAAGCCAGCTCCGCCAACGTCGCCCTGGCGGCGGGAGTCGACCGCAGGCCCACGTAGTACAGGCTCAGCGCCAGCAGACCGGGAACCAGCGCGAGCAGGACGAGGCCGAGCGCGTTGTCCCAGCCGACCGCGAACCCGCCGCCCTGGACCGCCACGATCCCCGCCGCGACCGGGAGCCCGACGGTGAAGCGAAGTGTGGTGACCTCCTTCGGCGCCAGCTCGGTGGAGAGCATCCTGCCGAGCACCGTTCCCGCCGCCCACAACGCCGCCGCGCCGATCGCCAGCAGCGCCGCCTTCGCGGCGGCGACCTGGATGTTCAGCGGATCCTTGAACGCCAGCAGCCACGCACCCAGCAGCGCCGGGATCGCGAAGAAGGCGTATCCGGGGCGGACCCGCTCGCGGAGGACGAAATACGCCGCCAGAACGGCGAACACCGGCTGAAGCTTCTGCAGCACCAACGGCGTCACGGGGTCGCCCAGTTTGAAGGCCGCGGTGAACATCGCCGTCGCGAGCGCGGAAGAACCGCCGCCGATGGCGAGCACGGCCAGCCACTCCCGCGGTCCGACCCGGCGCAGCGCGCGGAAGGCGCCCGGGATGAGAGGGCTCAACACGAGCACCACCAGCAAGTGCTCCCAGAAGACGACGGTGGCCGCGGGGAGCGCTTCGGCGAGCGGAAGCCGCAGAAGTCCGTCTGTGCCCCAAAGTGCGGCCGCGACCGCGACCAGCCAAGTGCGATCCGGAGGACTAGTACTCACTTACCCTTCCATCCATGCCCCCGCCGCCGCCCTCAACGGACGCTGGCGCGCGCACTGTGCTCATAGTTTGAGAATGATCGCCCGACCGAGTGACCGCTCTGGCGTGCCCGATGTCTTGCGGACTAAGCAGGGCGCATGCGCCCTGTCCCCTTAGTCACCCTTGTCCTGTCCGCCGCCGCCTTGGCCTTCACCTCCGGCGCCGGGCCCGCCACCGCCGCCGCCCCCGGTTCCCGGGTGCACGTCATCACCGCCAAGAGCGGCCTCACGGTCTACAAACCGGACTTGGTCCCGCCCGGTGCCCGCGCGCACGTCTTCGGGTTGACCTCGAAGGCTTACGGCACCTCGACCGCGGTCCTCGTGACCGGCCTGCTGCCCAACCGGGAATACGGCGCGCACGCGCACACGAAACCGTGCGGTGCCACCGGAGACCTCGCGGGCCCGCACCACCAGAACGTCGAAGACCCGGTGAAGCCGTCGGTGGATCCCGCCTATGCCAACCCCCGCAACGAGATCTGGCTCGACCTCACCACCGACGCCGCCGGCCGCGGCGCCTCCGTGTCCAAAGTGGACTGGACTTTCGACGCCCGGCGGGCCAAGTCGATCGTGATCCACGAAACGCATACGCACACCGACCCGGGTCACGCCGGGACGGCGGGCGCACGGCTGGCGTGCGTGACGGTCGACTTCTAGCCGTGTTTTCTAAAACCCCCAGGTGCGCTCCGGCCGGATCCTGATCCGGACGTTGTACTCCCTGTCGAACTTCGGGGTGTCGTAGTCGAGCGCGGGGTAGTGCTTCTCGTACTTGCCGAGGAAGCCAGGCTGCTCCGACGCGACACCGTCCGGCAGGATCTCGGCCTTGCCGCCGATCACCAGGATCGAGCCGCCGTGCTCGTCGCTGTTGAAGTGGAGGCTGACCTCGGGGTTGGCTTCGATGTGCCGGGTCTTCGCCGTGTCCGGCCGGCTGAAGATGACGATGTCTTCACCGTCGAGCACGAACCACACCGGGCGAGGCGAAGGCCTGCCCTTCGGGCTGATGGTGGTCAGCCAGGCGACGCTCTCCTTCGCCCGCTCGGCGAGGCGCGGGTCGGGTTGGTAGGTCATGAACCGACCAACCACGACCCGCCGGTATTTCTTCCGTGTCCGCCTCAGCGAGACGCGACGAGTTTGGCGTAGCGCGTCCCGGCGCCGAGCAGCACCAGACCGGCGAGAAGGAAGGCCGCGACCCTGGCGAGGCCGTCGAGCGCGGAGAGGTCGAACAGGACCAGCTTCAGCACCGCCGCGCCGACCAGCACCAGACCGGTCACCCGCAGGCCGACCACCGAGATGCCGCGGATGAGCAGCACGAGCGCGGCGACCGTCCAGGACACCGTGATCACCACGTGGCCGACAAGGAAACCCGAGCGGCCGGGGACGGCCAGCAGCGCGCCGCACAGGACCATCGCGCCGGCGCCGTAGAGCGCGCAGACAC
Proteins encoded in this region:
- the helR gene encoding RNA polymerase recycling motor ATPase HelR; protein product: MSNQGYDEELRSEREYIASLYERLDTERTRVGEAYAGALRGEGFVLSDREVSVSTKAREMARLKVADEGLCFGRLDALSGGRTYVGRVGLFDERNDYEPLVLDWRAPASRAFYCATGASPEGMARRRQFRTLGRKVLDFTDEVFGRPDPAGERGDVALLAAVNAPRGEGMRDIVATIQAEQDEIIRLDHAGVLVVEGGPGTGKTAVALHRVAYLLYTKRERMERRGVLVVGPSSGFLDHIGRVLPSLGETSAVFTTPGGLVPGLRTEREDPPPVQRLKGSLAILDVLEAAVRDRQELPSEPEPIELDDVTVPLDAEIAAAAREVARDSGLLHNEAKAVFEREVITALAARAVDRIGAGWLPVDDGNTRPEMLKNARRDLEGSVGLGTVLDRLWPVLTPQRLLAGLYASPERLRAAGADPALFREDAAAWTVSDVPLLDEAVELLGWDRTAERRAEERRQLAQKEYAERVLELIEVEEDHDDYEFALRPTDVLKAEDLAERFAKRDDRDLAERAAADREWTYGHVVVDEAQELSEMDWRVLMRRCPSRSFTVVGDLAQRRSPSGARSWDAMLSRYVADRWLYRKLTVNYRTPSEIMAVAASLLASFAPDVVPPESVRSCGVRPWARRLSEVDIEDAVAEFTREESGREGTSVVIGPPGVPGAIVPSAAKGLEYDAVLVVEPERILAEGPSGEAELYVALTRATQRLGVLYSGSLPKVLRGLESGRRTPDAYLRCV
- a CDS encoding Lrp/AsnC family transcriptional regulator, producing the protein MGDEPRAQMEQRTPRGLDNTDRTLIALLQVDGRASFTALAKAVGLSEGAVRQRVQRLLRDETMQIVAVTDPANVGLGRQAMVGIRVQGDPRAVSDQLSGLPDVHYVVLTAGSFDLLAEIACRDDEHLLSVLNDDIRPIPGVVSTETLIYLKLAKQTYAWGNLTR
- a CDS encoding DUF6307 family protein: MNADTVPVSRYEIRVDTVKKIVNEHTELDNEAAFSLAVHMVRALDTVPEPVR
- a CDS encoding fatty acid desaturase family protein; the encoded protein is MTSTQTRQGSDFAELSKLVIDAGLLKRRRVYYAVKISLNLLAFAGGWVAFAHLGDSWWQLFLAAFFAMMFTQLSFIGHDAGHKQIFRGRKANDVTGFVHGGLTGLSYGWWIGTHTRHHANPNHEDEDPDVNLAALIFTKAQGTERRGFLRWMAKYQAFLFFPLLLLEGLNLHASSVTAMFQRGFKRRKLEAALMLAHVAAYLTAVFVVLSPGVGFVFIAVHQGLWGVYMGCSFAPNHKGMPTLSAGHKLDFLRKQVLTSRNVRGGPVVDFALGGLNYQIEHHLFPSMARPNLKHAQVIVREFCEKHGIDYAQCGWAASYGYVLKHLHEVGAPLRAPATAVAR
- the lysA gene encoding diaminopimelate decarboxylase; the encoded protein is MTLSELLPSLGCEAADHLEPGVWPRSTKLGPGGELLFAGAPVSHLAARFGTPAYLLDEDEVRQNARAYRRALPDAEVAYASKALCTRAVLRWVAEEGLSLDTCSAGEIAVARSIGFPAERILLHGNAKTPEDLKAALSYGVRRIVVDSLDEIEQLGALATGAQQVLIRVTPDVAAGTHAAITTGTEGQKFGFSLREEVRDNLGRAVSAVLAQPGLRLAGLHCHIGSQVSRVDFYEQAARKMIGVLAGLRETHGVTLRELDLGGGHAVRYLPGDTGFDIDGYVRRLRVALAYECTSRAFPLPKLTIEPGRAIVGQAGITVYRVCAVKRGSRTFVAVDGGMSDNARPALYGAAYTARLIGRRSRAARRPMTVVGRHCESGDILADGLSLPDDVHPGDLLAVPCTGAYHHSLASNYNLVGRPPVVGVSNGAATLLVRRETEEDLLKRDLG
- a CDS encoding heme-degrading domain-containing protein; translated protein: MSDDTLAVLAAQEERLVFSRFDNETALKLGIHLLTAARDRALPVTVSVRRGGQRLFHAALPGTSADNDAWIDRKSRVVDRYGHSSFLVGERFRAKGTTFEADSRLDPDLYAAHGGVFPVIVDGVGPVGTVGVSGLPQADDHAFVVEQLEVFLAALS
- a CDS encoding RGCVC family protein, which gives rise to MTASRSLGVVEEPAADDRCPNCPHPMSAHDAIARRFCTATAAGGFSRGCTCATKPETTE
- a CDS encoding LamG-like jellyroll fold domain-containing protein, translated to MNDSSRRTFLRGAGLLGAGAAVSALPALGAPAASASFGHHGPDAEDACFTLAVLPDTQYLFDADRGDPAPLDATLRHVTGGDENIVFLAHLGDLTENGQQGEFDQISRSFQHLDRRRFPYSTLAGNHDIKSSTDDQRGRTPYLDAFGPQRQRGSRTFRGASPDGYNSHHVFRAGGREWLLLALDWRPSAGGLEWARSVLARNPRLPAILTIHELVWADEAGQAQLSEFGQKVWDELIDGNDQIFLTLNGHYWPPGRAVKRNKAGNDVHLHITNYQDRYYGGSAMIRLYRFDLTRNVIDVRTVSPWLADQAPRLNELQRQEIERTGPADYFSLEVDFDTRFAGFAPVPVPPARPAERQLIRGTVAYWRFEGRDGAPVDSVRDLSGRGNDLVRVTLPGSAASALRFSGEFSGRQPSRSSLRFDGGKKPARGAYLRTADSAPMNAEAFARGYTVEAFVKLPEDFKDGGHAWAAIFGRQGSGGKAGKTGDDPGEPAATLSLSDGAAFQWAVFPVNQNGISTCWGHELALKEWIHVAAVNDGRRTTLYVDGCPVLRNPKTTAAGIANPGGSWLIGAYAYDSIVEQAFHGWLGDVRVVGRALEPREFMLG